In Halovivax gelatinilyticus, the following are encoded in one genomic region:
- a CDS encoding Era-like GTP-binding protein, with amino-acid sequence MGLLKGLKDSISRATDRLFSEQEPKRIGIYGPPNAGKTTLANRIARDWTGDAIGTESHIPHETRRARRKENVEIERNGKTVTIDIVDTPGVTTKVDYEEFTDEMNKDDAVRRSREATEGVAEAMHWLREDVDGVIYVLDSAKDPITQVNTMLIGIIESRDLPVLIFANKIDLDESSVKRIEDAFPQHKTVALSAKEGENMDEVYDNIAEYFG; translated from the coding sequence ATGGGACTGTTAAAAGGACTCAAAGATAGTATCTCTCGGGCCACCGATCGTCTCTTCTCCGAACAGGAGCCGAAACGAATCGGCATTTACGGCCCCCCGAATGCTGGAAAGACGACGCTCGCCAACCGAATCGCTCGTGACTGGACCGGTGACGCCATCGGCACGGAGAGTCACATCCCCCACGAGACCCGGCGTGCTCGTCGGAAAGAGAACGTCGAGATCGAGCGAAACGGAAAGACCGTGACGATCGACATCGTCGACACGCCCGGTGTCACGACGAAGGTCGATTACGAGGAGTTCACCGACGAGATGAACAAGGACGACGCCGTCCGTCGCTCTCGTGAGGCCACCGAGGGCGTCGCCGAAGCGATGCACTGGCTTCGCGAGGACGTAGACGGCGTCATCTACGTCCTCGACAGTGCGAAAGATCCGATCACGCAGGTGAACACGATGCTCATCGGCATCATCGAATCCCGCGATCTGCCGGTTCTCATCTTCGCGAACAAGATCGACCTCGACGAATCGTCCGTAAAGCGAATCGAAGACGCGTTCCCGCAACACAAGACAGTCGCGCTCTCTGCGAAGGAAGGAGAGAACATGGACGAGGTCTACGACAACATCGCGGAGTACTTCGGGTGA
- a CDS encoding DUF2073 domain-containing protein, which translates to MPKATNPDAPDGVQIDLVSGQRMEGLTSMEKIRLILDGVHDGNIVILEEGLSPDEESKLIEVTMAEISPDEFNGIEIETYPRSDTRDSSLLGRLVGGEKPQAKLTVIGPANQIETLHKDETLISALVSRN; encoded by the coding sequence ATGCCGAAAGCAACAAACCCAGACGCACCTGACGGCGTGCAGATCGACCTCGTGAGCGGTCAGCGCATGGAGGGCCTGACGAGCATGGAGAAGATCAGGCTCATCCTGGATGGCGTCCACGACGGAAACATCGTCATCCTAGAGGAGGGTCTCTCGCCGGACGAAGAGAGTAAACTCATCGAGGTGACGATGGCCGAGATCAGCCCGGACGAGTTCAACGGAATCGAGATCGAGACCTATCCGCGGTCGGATACGCGCGATTCGTCACTGCTCGGTCGCCTCGTCGGCGGCGAGAAGCCACAGGCGAAACTGACCGTCATCGGTCCGGCGAACCAGATCGAAACGCTCCACAAGGACGAAACGCTCATCAGCGCGCTCGTCTCTCGCAACTAG
- a CDS encoding Zn-ribbon domain-containing protein, with protein sequence MPHQCTNCDRRFPDGSKEMLSGCPDCGGNKFQFAPVRESSSAEPSTDANENNAPPESTSTESTDTTPRREWPETARRPAEKDPDFKRERRTDDALEDDFEWVEGDEDTAQASARSDVVAPDELPSHTASTEPETNPPESVDESDGRARADDVDDRPDNGRVVSEPEADQPSLEQLREELNEQFESIKIVNPGQYELNLMELYDREEHIVSLQEDGRYVINVPDSWHSDE encoded by the coding sequence ATGCCCCACCAGTGTACGAACTGCGATCGGCGGTTTCCCGACGGTTCGAAAGAGATGCTCTCGGGCTGTCCGGACTGCGGGGGCAACAAGTTTCAGTTCGCCCCGGTTCGAGAGTCGTCGTCGGCGGAACCTTCGACTGACGCGAACGAAAACAACGCACCACCCGAGTCGACCTCGACCGAGTCGACGGACACCACGCCTCGACGCGAGTGGCCCGAGACGGCCCGTCGACCGGCCGAGAAAGACCCGGATTTCAAACGCGAGCGCCGGACGGACGACGCGCTCGAAGACGATTTCGAGTGGGTCGAGGGTGACGAAGATACCGCCCAGGCCAGCGCCAGATCCGATGTCGTCGCCCCGGACGAGTTACCATCTCACACAGCCTCGACCGAGCCCGAAACGAACCCACCTGAATCGGTCGACGAGTCCGATGGCCGAGCCCGAGCGGACGACGTCGACGATCGCCCGGACAACGGCCGAGTCGTCAGCGAACCAGAAGCCGACCAGCCCTCGCTCGAGCAACTCCGCGAGGAACTGAACGAACAATTCGAGTCCATCAAGATCGTAAATCCCGGTCAGTACGAACTCAATTTGATGGAGCTCTACGATCGGGAAGAACACATCGTCTCGCTCCAGGAGGACGGACGTTACGTCATCAACGTCCCCGACTCCTGGCACAGCGACGAGTGA
- a CDS encoding DUF7089 family protein — MFESRTLSGEVASVRSERAPEAMVFDCERDFETVPPAAAENLGLVVDRLDPHSYPSAWLPDDSPRLLAQYASETFTIGMPGDGSVVWTRQTEPPVVLVKPRLRGSPPDFVDFLLAAAFVELSLDVPEHFLGFFESRYRDLDAALEVGPAATYQIAAALYDGWIGLQTRPVFDGWSESHPALWDSWVDAGERLEGRIGDLPAAVARGETSFAAATELACSAIKHDLALPAPFDALDTAAYRDHGVDFAVQWADRIGRSLGESDA, encoded by the coding sequence ATGTTCGAGTCGCGTACGCTCTCCGGCGAGGTTGCGTCGGTCAGATCCGAGCGGGCACCCGAAGCGATGGTGTTCGACTGCGAGCGGGATTTCGAGACCGTGCCGCCCGCGGCGGCGGAGAATCTCGGTCTCGTCGTCGACCGACTGGACCCGCACAGCTACCCGTCTGCGTGGCTTCCCGACGATTCGCCTCGATTACTCGCACAGTATGCGAGCGAGACGTTTACGATCGGTATGCCCGGTGACGGGAGCGTCGTCTGGACACGCCAGACGGAGCCGCCGGTCGTCCTCGTCAAACCGAGACTGCGCGGATCGCCGCCGGACTTCGTCGATTTTCTGCTCGCCGCGGCGTTCGTCGAACTCTCACTCGACGTCCCCGAACACTTTCTCGGCTTCTTCGAGTCGCGATACCGCGACCTCGACGCGGCGCTCGAGGTCGGTCCAGCGGCGACCTACCAGATCGCTGCGGCGCTGTACGACGGGTGGATCGGGCTACAGACGCGACCAGTGTTCGACGGGTGGAGCGAATCGCACCCGGCTCTCTGGGATAGTTGGGTCGATGCGGGCGAGCGTCTCGAGGGGCGAATCGGCGATCTACCGGCTGCGGTTGCGCGCGGGGAGACGTCGTTCGCCGCGGCGACCGAACTCGCCTGCAGCGCGATCAAACACGATCTGGCCCTGCCGGCGCCGTTCGACGCGCTCGACACGGCCGCCTACCGCGACCACGGCGTGGACTTCGCCGTCCAGTGGGCCGACCGAATCGGGCGAAGCCTGGGCGAGTCCGACGCGTAG
- a CDS encoding DUF7090 family protein, protein MAYALEIGGTPKTVPGGTGILLLHPSTGETDRIDTDFLKTDTDRFLVVSTRTTAREVSQKLEYYDVDESCADVLDTLSIERGYSRRSKDHVSYVSAPDNVDGIVAGVADFLQRTDGKRRISFDSLTELAYYAGEDEALSAAERILELLDAHDAIGLFHLSDEVHDQDVVDEFSALFDDVIDLDEDGTVESSF, encoded by the coding sequence ATGGCGTACGCACTGGAGATCGGGGGGACACCGAAGACGGTACCCGGTGGAACGGGCATCCTCTTACTCCACCCAAGTACCGGGGAAACGGACCGTATCGACACCGACTTTCTGAAGACCGACACCGATCGATTTCTCGTCGTCTCGACGCGAACAACCGCACGTGAAGTGAGCCAGAAACTCGAATACTACGACGTCGACGAGTCGTGTGCCGACGTGCTCGATACCCTGAGTATCGAGCGCGGCTACTCTCGACGCTCGAAAGACCACGTCTCGTACGTTTCGGCACCGGACAACGTCGACGGGATCGTCGCGGGCGTTGCGGACTTCCTGCAGCGAACCGACGGAAAGCGACGGATCAGTTTCGATTCGCTGACCGAGCTGGCCTACTACGCCGGCGAAGACGAAGCACTTTCTGCAGCCGAACGGATTCTCGAACTCCTCGACGCCCACGACGCGATCGGGCTCTTTCACCTCTCCGACGAAGTCCACGATCAGGACGTCGTCGACGAGTTTAGCGCCCTCTTCGACGACGTCATCGACCTCGACGAGGACGGGACGGTCGAGTCGTCGTTCTGA
- a CDS encoding ATP-binding response regulator yields the protein MSTSTSVSLLLVEDNHDDARFVERLLSEHQHAMGPENSSNRISIESIDHVDTLSGAIDGLETDLPDVVLLDLMLPDSAGLETVESIVERAPTLPIVVLTGRNDVEIGVNAIRRGAQDYLVKGTITAELLVRTIRYAIERARTQRTLRDRNRRLELLNRLIREEIRRDMNVVVGRGDQLRETLDGDEETVAESLLDAARHALELTNTATDLTNVIVTSEGTARTPLELTAIVDAEVERIRETTPVDVEIECDVPDEPVVVYGSPMLDAVCRQLLSNAVTYTDRPAASVDVAVRVEGDRVILEIADDGVGIPPAQKRAILASVDDPTIGDAIGAGLFLVTSVLDRFGGELDIVDNRPSGTVVSVTLDRYAGDQAE from the coding sequence ATGAGTACCTCGACGTCCGTCTCACTCTTACTCGTCGAGGACAATCACGACGACGCGCGATTCGTCGAGCGACTCCTCTCTGAACACCAGCACGCGATGGGTCCCGAGAATTCGAGCAATCGAATCTCGATCGAATCGATCGATCACGTCGATACGCTGTCTGGGGCGATCGATGGTCTCGAAACCGACCTGCCCGACGTGGTCTTGCTGGATCTGATGCTTCCCGATAGCGCCGGCCTCGAGACCGTCGAATCGATCGTCGAGCGGGCGCCGACGCTTCCGATCGTCGTATTGACCGGGAGAAACGACGTCGAAATCGGCGTCAACGCGATCAGACGGGGTGCACAGGACTACCTGGTGAAAGGAACGATCACCGCGGAACTGCTCGTCCGAACGATCAGGTACGCGATCGAACGCGCCCGTACGCAGCGGACGTTGCGCGATCGAAACCGCCGTCTCGAACTGTTGAACCGCCTGATTCGCGAGGAAATTCGACGGGACATGAACGTAGTCGTGGGTCGCGGCGACCAGCTCCGTGAGACACTCGACGGTGACGAGGAAACGGTGGCCGAATCGTTACTCGACGCGGCTCGTCACGCCCTCGAGCTGACGAACACGGCCACGGACCTGACGAACGTGATCGTAACGAGCGAGGGCACCGCCCGAACGCCCCTCGAGCTGACGGCGATCGTCGACGCCGAGGTCGAGCGAATTCGCGAGACGACACCGGTGGACGTCGAGATCGAGTGTGACGTTCCCGACGAACCGGTCGTCGTCTACGGCTCGCCGATGCTCGACGCGGTGTGCAGGCAACTTCTCAGCAACGCGGTGACATACACCGATCGGCCGGCGGCGTCGGTCGACGTCGCCGTTCGGGTCGAAGGCGATCGGGTGATTCTGGAGATCGCCGACGACGGCGTGGGCATTCCGCCGGCACAGAAGCGAGCGATTCTCGCGTCGGTTGACGACCCGACGATCGGTGACGCGATCGGGGCCGGACTCTTTCTCGTGACCAGCGTGCTGGATCGGTTCGGCGGCGAACTCGACATCGTCGACAACCGACCGTCCGGGACGGTCGTCTCCGTCACGCTCGATCGCTACGCGGGCGACCAGGCGGAGTGA
- a CDS encoding histidine kinase N-terminal 7TM domain-containing protein, with protein sequence MLDSLGPVGIGYAITGVILLGLLREPLRRLDTPGSAAFVITVVGCSLWPVSLAVALTVDGSTATAVAFSGRILAASILSVGWFLLVLDVSNRPRWYRRAAFVLSGYLLLDLAVLATNSTHALAFTAEIALADADLDPAYGRWFWIQATVNYALMTSATALLIVQAIRANGLYRRQTMALALAPIPPAVANVVTLFDVIDVASDLTPFGLLGSVLILSWALYRAKFLSVVPLARKQVFAELRDAIVVIDEHDRIVECNQAALTLFPGDELPQGQQFFDSVAFDELTHFARESAVDTRVTIPTDGGHRDYQLSISPIETGRDGADWRGIVLRDVTDRTRRARQLADRSDHLDEVANVVSHDVQGPLMVIRGSADLAEQTGDVTHVDGVLTGADRIERLADEVVDLARRDRAVDEVESVSLAAVSDLAWTLVGDDGDELVVESDRDVRADGFLFQQLLEGLFRYCLAGTDGNGRVRIGSTEDGFTVEVDTSLVESDSRLGGTDGASERDVSETDGGSVSGTGGTGDESESGVDRVDGTENVEPTGFDIARDVVEAHGWRLERIDRGDETAVRVRGLGESVERR encoded by the coding sequence ATGCTCGATTCGCTCGGACCCGTCGGCATCGGCTACGCGATCACCGGGGTAATTCTTCTCGGTCTGCTCCGGGAGCCGCTTCGAAGGCTCGATACGCCCGGAAGCGCGGCCTTCGTGATCACCGTCGTCGGCTGTTCGCTCTGGCCGGTCAGTCTCGCCGTTGCCCTTACGGTCGACGGCTCGACGGCGACGGCCGTCGCGTTCAGCGGACGGATCCTGGCGGCGTCGATCCTCTCGGTCGGCTGGTTCCTGCTCGTCCTCGACGTCTCGAATCGTCCCCGGTGGTATCGACGGGCGGCGTTCGTACTGTCGGGATACCTCCTCCTGGATCTCGCCGTCCTCGCGACGAACTCGACTCACGCCCTCGCGTTCACCGCCGAAATCGCGCTCGCTGACGCCGATCTCGACCCGGCGTACGGGCGATGGTTCTGGATTCAGGCGACTGTCAACTACGCCCTGATGACGAGCGCGACAGCGTTACTGATCGTCCAAGCGATCCGCGCGAACGGGCTCTACCGTCGCCAGACGATGGCTCTCGCGCTCGCGCCGATCCCGCCCGCCGTCGCGAACGTCGTCACCCTCTTCGACGTGATCGACGTGGCGTCCGACCTGACACCGTTCGGATTGCTCGGTAGCGTCCTCATCCTGAGCTGGGCGCTCTATCGCGCGAAGTTTCTCAGCGTGGTCCCGCTGGCCCGTAAACAGGTGTTCGCCGAACTCAGAGACGCGATCGTCGTCATCGACGAGCACGATCGAATCGTCGAGTGTAACCAGGCGGCCCTCACGCTGTTTCCCGGCGACGAGTTACCCCAGGGACAGCAGTTCTTCGACTCCGTCGCGTTCGACGAACTGACGCACTTTGCCCGGGAGTCTGCGGTCGACACTCGGGTTACGATCCCAACCGACGGCGGTCATCGCGACTATCAGCTCTCCATCTCACCGATCGAAACCGGACGTGACGGGGCAGATTGGCGCGGAATCGTCCTTCGCGACGTTACGGATCGGACGAGACGCGCCCGTCAGCTCGCCGACCGCTCTGACCACCTAGACGAGGTGGCGAACGTGGTTTCACACGACGTACAGGGACCGCTAATGGTGATCCGGGGCAGCGCGGATCTGGCCGAGCAAACCGGCGACGTAACGCACGTTGACGGCGTCCTCACGGGCGCCGATCGGATCGAACGGCTGGCCGACGAAGTCGTCGATCTCGCACGCCGTGATCGAGCCGTTGACGAGGTCGAGTCGGTCTCGCTCGCCGCCGTTTCCGACCTGGCCTGGACGCTCGTCGGGGACGACGGCGACGAACTCGTCGTCGAATCCGACCGGGACGTCAGGGCGGATGGATTCCTCTTCCAGCAGTTACTCGAGGGGCTCTTTCGGTACTGTCTGGCCGGGACGGACGGGAACGGGCGGGTGCGTATCGGGTCGACGGAAGACGGGTTCACGGTCGAGGTCGACACATCTCTCGTTGAGTCCGACAGCCGTTTGGGTGGGACGGATGGTGCCTCCGAACGCGACGTGAGTGAGACTGACGGGGGGTCGGTCAGCGGTACGGGTGGGACAGGTGATGAATCCGAAAGCGGCGTGGATAGGGTGGACGGGACGGAAAATGTGGAACCGACCGGCTTCGATATCGCTCGCGACGTCGTCGAGGCGCACGGCTGGCGACTCGAACGGATCGACCGAGGAGATGAGACGGCGGTTCGAGTGCGGGGTCTCGGCGAGTCGGTTGAGCGTCGATAA
- a CDS encoding endonuclease NucS domain-containing protein, which translates to MLEDTIRVLAGDCTVVFDDAERSEYRGRVTTLVKPDNTVLVHDVDGYQPVAWLTRADSVSSDRSGGFSLVARKDDQTLRIATHDREGFTSYRGSPAGTPVGLCPTCDGMLIRASGVRCVDCGVRYALPADSDVREDRCECGLPRIRAERGLAFDVCLDRQCESLDDAVREAFDREWACPDCGDDLRILRRGGLIAGCENYPDCETGYVVPAGVVDGECSCGLPTFDTGTGRRCLDATCEELVESAVAD; encoded by the coding sequence ATGCTCGAAGATACCATTCGCGTCCTCGCCGGCGACTGCACCGTCGTGTTCGACGACGCGGAGCGTTCTGAGTACCGAGGCCGAGTGACGACGCTCGTCAAGCCCGACAACACCGTTCTGGTTCACGACGTCGACGGCTATCAGCCGGTGGCCTGGCTCACCCGGGCCGACAGCGTGTCCAGCGATCGGTCCGGCGGGTTTAGCCTCGTCGCGAGAAAAGACGATCAGACGCTTCGAATCGCGACGCACGACCGGGAGGGATTCACCTCCTATCGCGGCTCGCCGGCCGGGACGCCCGTGGGATTGTGTCCGACGTGTGATGGGATGTTGATTCGGGCGAGCGGGGTCCGCTGTGTTGACTGTGGCGTCCGGTACGCCCTCCCCGCCGATTCCGACGTTCGGGAGGATCGGTGTGAGTGTGGGTTGCCACGAATTCGGGCCGAACGCGGCCTGGCGTTCGACGTCTGTCTCGACCGTCAGTGTGAGTCGCTCGACGACGCCGTCCGCGAGGCGTTCGACCGCGAGTGGGCGTGTCCGGACTGTGGCGACGACCTTCGGATCCTCCGGCGGGGCGGGCTCATCGCCGGTTGTGAGAACTACCCCGACTGCGAGACGGGGTACGTCGTCCCCGCCGGCGTGGTAGACGGCGAGTGTTCCTGTGGGCTGCCGACGTTCGACACCGGGACCGGGCGACGGTGTCTCGACGCCACGTGTGAAGAGCTCGTCGAATCGGCGGTGGCCGACTGA
- the endA gene encoding tRNA-intron lyase, whose protein sequence is MTAEGVLDGDVVRVGGDARQRFHDARGYGYPLSGNEIALAPVEAAHLLYTENLTGVHDGDETLDFRGFLTREPGADFGARFLVYADLRSRGLYLSPATEPWLDVDAFGPLSDSTDFAVYPRGKGPGDGVLEYAVRVIGERTDVPARTLEPGVIAIVDEESELTYFEIDAPTIEGESVRVTDPSLGIADAASIEATLLDDRIVVWDPPTALYERPFYGQPLEGRTYDGDRPTIQCSLVEGAYLATHGIVDLDPAAVRSRGLAVEGDRFDRRYRVYEALRERGVVPKTGYKFGADFRTYAAVDGVDDLGHSELLIRALSADHVFEPRDLSLDVRLAHGVRKTMVVALADGAPRHPDDPEEGISWRSIRRLTP, encoded by the coding sequence ATGACAGCTGAGGGCGTGCTCGACGGCGACGTCGTCCGCGTCGGTGGCGACGCACGACAGCGATTTCACGACGCTCGCGGCTACGGCTATCCACTCTCTGGTAACGAAATTGCGCTCGCTCCGGTCGAAGCGGCCCACTTACTCTACACCGAGAACCTCACGGGCGTCCATGACGGAGACGAAACGCTCGACTTTCGTGGGTTTCTTACCCGCGAACCCGGCGCTGACTTCGGCGCCCGGTTTCTCGTCTACGCCGACCTGCGTTCCCGCGGGCTGTATCTCTCGCCGGCGACCGAACCGTGGCTCGACGTCGACGCGTTCGGACCACTCTCCGATTCGACGGATTTCGCCGTCTACCCCCGCGGCAAGGGCCCGGGCGACGGCGTACTCGAGTACGCCGTCCGCGTCATCGGCGAACGGACGGACGTCCCCGCGAGAACGCTCGAACCCGGCGTGATCGCGATCGTCGACGAAGAGAGCGAACTCACCTACTTCGAGATCGATGCGCCGACGATCGAGGGCGAAAGCGTCCGTGTCACTGATCCGTCGCTCGGGATCGCCGACGCCGCCTCGATCGAGGCGACCCTCCTCGACGATCGGATCGTCGTCTGGGACCCGCCGACGGCGCTCTACGAGCGTCCCTTCTACGGACAGCCGCTCGAGGGTCGAACGTACGACGGCGACCGACCGACGATCCAGTGCTCGCTGGTGGAGGGTGCGTACCTCGCGACCCACGGAATCGTCGATCTCGATCCCGCCGCCGTCCGTTCGCGCGGTCTCGCGGTTGAGGGTGATCGATTCGATCGACGGTATCGCGTTTACGAGGCGTTACGCGAACGCGGTGTCGTCCCGAAGACGGGCTACAAGTTCGGCGCGGACTTTCGCACCTACGCAGCCGTCGATGGAGTCGACGATCTCGGCCACTCCGAGCTACTCATCCGGGCGCTCTCGGCCGACCACGTCTTCGAACCTCGAGATCTGTCGCTCGACGTCCGACTGGCCCACGGCGTCAGAAAGACGATGGTCGTCGCGCTGGCCGACGGCGCGCCTCGGCACCCGGACGACCCCGAGGAAGGTATCTCCTGGCGGTCGATCCGACGGTTGACGCCGTGA